Below is a genomic region from Flammeovirgaceae bacterium SG7u.111.
CAGAATAGACCTCTGCATTGAGGTACATTTTAGCAAGTAAAGTGCTTGCAGCCCATTTGTTGAACCTGCCATAGGTAGTTTGGTCATTTTTTATGCTCAAATTAGGAATGCTTTCTGTGATTTCTTCCACAATGAAATCATATACTTCTTTTCTCGTATTTTGCTCAGGCAAGAAACCCTCTGGCACATCGAAATCGGTTATAATAGGCACATTTCCATATACATCGCACAAAATGTAATAATAGGAAGCACGGAGTACCCTTAGCTCGGCTATTACCTCGTTTTTACCTTCTGAAACAGGTAAAGAACCTGATTCAATTTGGAAAAGGACTCTATTGGTTGTGGTAATCCCTGAATAAGCCCGACGCCAAGTCTGGATTACAAAATCATCGTCCGAGGTCCATTTGTGTTCGTGGAGTCTTCTATAAACGCCACCATCTACCCAGCCATTTGGCCTGGCAGGGATTACTACTTGGTCGGCAGAAACTTCTTGTACTCTCCAGTACCCATTCCATTCCAATACCGTTTGGCGCCATGCTACGTACGCTTCCCCAACTAAGGCTGCAAAGTCCGAATCTGTAGGTTCAAATTGGCTAGAAATAATTTGCCCAAAATTCTGATCTTCTAGTTTGGTACACGAGAAAACCGATAAGCCAAAAACAAGAATAATAACCTTATATATACATCTAATACTTTTCATTTTTCTTCTGTTTTGAGATTAAAAACTTACATTAAAACCAGCTGTGAAAGTTCGAGTAGTTGGATATTTATCTCGATCATCGTTTCCAGGAGAAAGCCCAAGTCTGTTTACTTCAGGATCAATCCCTTTATAATCCGTAATAGTTACAGTGTTAAGCGTTGATATATATACCCTAGCTGATTTGAATATTTTAGAACCTCCCGTTTTGATATTATACCCTAAGGTGATGTTGTCAATTTTCCAGAAATCTCCATCTTCTACATAGTAGCTGTTGTATTCAAGTGGGGCATTCAACACCGCTTTTCCAAATACCTTGTCATCAGCTGTGTTTAGTTGATTGTATTGAGGAAGCGTAGGGTTTTCCAAATACATTCTCTGGAAGTTCAATATCTGGTAATCGAAAGCACCTCTCATAGTCACTGAAAGATCCCAGCTTTTGTACCTGAAATTGTTATTCCAGCCCGCATAATATTTAGGGAGACCGTTGCCAAGTACTTGCTTTTCTTCAAATGAATGGTTGAAATCACCGTAGCTAACTTCTTCTCCTTCAGTACCTTCATAAACCCAATACCCATCTTCATCAATATCTACGACTTTGAATCCGTAAAAATCGCCAATGTTGTCACCGATTTTTACCATGTGGGTAAATGTTTGGATAGGTTCACCAGTGCCACCTGTTGTGAAATAATCATTAGTGGTCTGGTAATTATCATTTGAAAGGCTTACGAGCTTGTTGCTATTTGTAGAAAAGTTGACACTGGTCATCCATTCAAAATCTTGTGTTTGAACAGGTATCACATTTACTAAGACCTCAAGTCCTTTGTTTTCCATCACGCCGACATTCGCTCTAGTCGAAGGATACAAGTTTGGAGGGCTAGGTACTTGGTAATCGTACAACAATCCGTCAATTTTCCGATTGTATGCATCGATACTACCGCTAAATCGATCATTTAGGAGAGAAAAATCAAGACCAAGGTTGGTTTCATGTTTTTCTTCCCAGCGCAAATCAGGGTTAGGGTTTTGAGATGGTACAAGTGTTCTTATCCATTCCCCATCGTAGTAGAAGAAGTTACTGTAAGATAGCAATGCTACACCTAAAAATTGAGCTGAAGGTTGAGAGCCAGTTACTCCATAACCAGCCCTAAGTTTAAGTTTGTTGACCACCGTTAGGTTTTCCATAAACGCTTCGTTGGAAATTTTCCAACCCAGTGAAACTGCTGGGAATGTGCCCCAAGGTTTTTCCGCACCATAGAGTTGGCTAGCCGCCTCATGTCGAATACTTGCAAGTAGCAGGTATTTATCTTTGTAACTATAAGTCGCTCTCCCAAAGAAACCGATCAAGTTGGTCAGGCTTCTACCGCTGTAGATATTCACCGCAGGGTTTCCATCTTTAAGGGCTTGACCTAGTCCAATATTATTGTAAGAGAAGATATCGGTAGGGAAATCCTGATTTTGCTGCCAAAATTCTTTACGGTCATGGTCTTGATAGCTATAACCTCCTAAAAGGGTGACACTGTGGTCTCCAAAAGAAGTTGAGTAGGATGCGGTTAATTCCATCAAACGGTCTATAGCCTCGGTAGTTCCATTAGAAGCAAAGCCATTTTTACCATCTCTTAGTGTAGAGATGTGCTTTTTGCTTTCTGCATAACCTCTCGTTTGGTTATACCTGTTTATAGAAAACAGTGCCGATAAGTTCAAACCTGGAATTGGAGTGTAGGTAATGGTAGAGTTTAACCTTGAGTTTTGAGACTTGTTCTCTCCATCAGATTCGTATATCCTTCCTAATGGATTTTCATAATTAAAAATAGCGGTTTGCTCATGCCAATCACCATTTTCGTCTTTTACAGGAGCTGTCGGATTACGGATAAGTGCTTGTCGGTAGGTATAGCCGTTAAAGCTTAGGCCATCTCCTGTCGTATTGAATTTATTTTGGGAATTCAAAATGCCAAAGTTAAATTTCAACTTGTCATTGAACATATTGTGGTTGATATCTACTCTTCCAGTAAATGTTTGGTTATTCGACTTAAGAAAAATACCTTCAAGGTCACGGTAGTTGATGTTAGCCAAATAATTGGTAGTTGAATTACCACCCCTAAAAGTAAGGTTATGTACTTGGCTTAGTGGAGTTTGGGTTATTTCGTCCATCCAATCGGTTGAGGCACCTAAGTCCCATGATGCATCGCGAGTTCCGGCTGCAATCTGCGCTCGGTAATCATCAGCAGTGAACATTTCGAGCTGTCTGGCAATTGCCTGAGTGCTAAAATTAGCAGAATAGTCTACTGAGCTTGAGTATTCTCCTTTTGCTCTTTTAGTGGTGATGATGATCACACCATTGGTACCCCTAGTACCATAAATTGCAGCGGCAGATCCGTCTTTTAGTACGTCGATAGTTTCAATATCTTCTGGAGCCACCGTTTTGAAATCACCGGGAACACCATCTATCAAAACCAATGGGTTGGAATTCGACCCAAATAAGGTTGTATTACCCCTTAGCAAAATTTGAGAACCACTAGTAGGGTCACCACTTGGCATAGAAACGGTAAGTCCCGCTACTTTACCTTGAAGAAGCTGCCCAGCATCGTTCACATTTCCCTTTACAAAATTTTCTGAGCTTACACTTGCTACCGAACTCGTTAAATCTTCTTTGTTTTGAGTACCGTACCCAATAACGACAACTTCTTCAAGTTGGGCAAGATCAGGTTGCAAAGTGATTTTGATTTCAGTTTGGTTTCCTACAGCAACTTCTTGTGTAAGAAAACCAATATAGCTGAATTGTAGGGTCGCATCTGAAGGCACGTTGAGCGTAAAATCTCCGTCCAAATTAGTGGTAGTACCATTAGCCGTTCCTTTTATCAAAATATTTACTCCTGGTAATGGTTGCCCTTCATTATCAACTACATTTCCCGAAACTTTAACTTGAGCTATTTCTTTTACTAGCGCTTTTAGCTTTTCATTCGGACGTTGAGTAGGGCTTTTACTTACATAAATATTCTCATTTACCCTTTTGAAAGACAGTCCATTCTCTTTTGCGATTTCTGTAAGAACCTGAGAAAGAGGCTGGTTAGTGATTTTCTTGGTGATTCGGGTGTTTTTATTGAGGATATCGTGGTTGTAGGCAAAATTGAAATTTGTTTTCTTACCTATTGCGGTAAAAGTTTCTTCTAGGTTCGCATTTTTGAGGTGGATGGTGACATAAATCTCTTCTATGCTCATCCGCTGGGCATTACCATCGTTTGCTATAAGCATGCTACTCAGGCATACTTGCATAAACAGGCCAAATAATACATATTTAGACATAGTCCAGATTTGTTGGATTGTTTTCAAATTCATATTTTTAAGTGTTTTTAATGGAAGTAAAAATGAATTCATTAAAGACCTTACTATGTTCTTAGCTTCTGCTCGCCAAAGTGAATGCCTAAGGGTGTAGTAAGTTTTCTATTTAAAGTCAGCTGCATTGTTATTGTAGCTGACTTTTTTAACTTGTATTATTCATTGTTTTTTTTGTTAAGAGTTTTTTATTTCTAATAGATTAATACAGTATCTGCATTCATCTCGTAGTTGAATTTTAAGCTAAAAGAAATTCCTTCCAATACGTTAGAAAGGGGTTGATCTTGGAAAGTCCCACTAAATCCTTCTTTAGACTTGAGGTCTTTTTTAAGAATAATTTTTACCCCATACCATTTTTCAAGTCCTGAAACTACATCGTCTGGTGAAGACTTATG
It encodes:
- a CDS encoding TonB-dependent receptor, with the protein product MNLKTIQQIWTMSKYVLFGLFMQVCLSSMLIANDGNAQRMSIEEIYVTIHLKNANLEETFTAIGKKTNFNFAYNHDILNKNTRITKKITNQPLSQVLTEIAKENGLSFKRVNENIYVSKSPTQRPNEKLKALVKEIAQVKVSGNVVDNEGQPLPGVNILIKGTANGTTTNLDGDFTLNVPSDATLQFSYIGFLTQEVAVGNQTEIKITLQPDLAQLEEVVVIGYGTQNKEDLTSSVASVSSENFVKGNVNDAGQLLQGKVAGLTVSMPSGDPTSGSQILLRGNTTLFGSNSNPLVLIDGVPGDFKTVAPEDIETIDVLKDGSAAAIYGTRGTNGVIIITTKRAKGEYSSSVDYSANFSTQAIARQLEMFTADDYRAQIAAGTRDASWDLGASTDWMDEITQTPLSQVHNLTFRGGNSTTNYLANINYRDLEGIFLKSNNQTFTGRVDINHNMFNDKLKFNFGILNSQNKFNTTGDGLSFNGYTYRQALIRNPTAPVKDENGDWHEQTAIFNYENPLGRIYESDGENKSQNSRLNSTITYTPIPGLNLSALFSINRYNQTRGYAESKKHISTLRDGKNGFASNGTTEAIDRLMELTASYSTSFGDHSVTLLGGYSYQDHDRKEFWQQNQDFPTDIFSYNNIGLGQALKDGNPAVNIYSGRSLTNLIGFFGRATYSYKDKYLLLASIRHEAASQLYGAEKPWGTFPAVSLGWKISNEAFMENLTVVNKLKLRAGYGVTGSQPSAQFLGVALLSYSNFFYYDGEWIRTLVPSQNPNPDLRWEEKHETNLGLDFSLLNDRFSGSIDAYNRKIDGLLYDYQVPSPPNLYPSTRANVGVMENKGLEVLVNVIPVQTQDFEWMTSVNFSTNSNKLVSLSNDNYQTTNDYFTTGGTGEPIQTFTHMVKIGDNIGDFYGFKVVDIDEDGYWVYEGTEGEEVSYGDFNHSFEEKQVLGNGLPKYYAGWNNNFRYKSWDLSVTMRGAFDYQILNFQRMYLENPTLPQYNQLNTADDKVFGKAVLNAPLEYNSYYVEDGDFWKIDNITLGYNIKTGGSKIFKSARVYISTLNTVTITDYKGIDPEVNRLGLSPGNDDRDKYPTTRTFTAGFNVSF